The bacterium DNA segment TCTGTTTATACCTCTGATCTTCTTCTGCTTGCGCACGGACAATAAACTCTTGGTGCTGTCTGATAATGTTAATATAATCATCAAAGCAGACCGCCTTAATTCCATTCCAAGCACTTTGTGGAAAAAGATGCTCCCGCTTGACGACCAAAATAAGCTCTTGCAATGAGGGATTGATAACAACGTTCTGCACTGTTTGATTCATAATAATCCTAATAAAATGTAATTTTGCTTCACTACTTTTTCTCTTCAACTGTTATTTTGTGTATTCGTAATAGATACATCCATCTTCATCTTGCAAAATCTCTTTAAAACCAAGACCGGTATACACTTTTCGAGCAGGATAATTGATTAAACGGGTCACAATATGAATCTTTTGTGCGCCCAGCTGCTTTAATCCTTCAATAGCCGACTTGATCAAAGTTTTTCCATAGCCTTTACTTCTCATTTCCGGCTGTATTGCCAAGAAAAGAATCATGCCTATTTGTCGATCAAGCATGTAAAATGCATTAAATCCAACAAATTTTTCATTCAAACGTGCAACATTTATATGCAGCGCACCGCGATACTGAAACTCTTTATTTGGCGTCATATATTCAAGCATATAATAAGGAGAATAGTCAGGAGTAGAGGTAAGCCAAAAACGTTCAAGTTCAAATAAAGTAATAATGTCATGATAATCACGAGCTTTATTGTATGCAGCTACGACAAGCTCGTGCTTATGCGAATAATAGTACCATGAAAAAACTCCTGCCGCACCAAGCATAGTTGCAAAACTGATAAAAAATAATACTATACTTCTTTTTTTACTTTTTTGAGCCTGTATCATTATAACCTTTCATGATAAAAAACTGATTCCAAGACCAGACCACACGCGTGCGCAGTCGGAAATTCCACTACCCTTTTTTGATGATACAATGCAGTTTCAATACACGATAACCCATCCTGATTTTTTCCCGCAACATATGCTGCAGCGCCCACTATTCGTCTA contains these protein-coding regions:
- a CDS encoding GNAT family N-acetyltransferase, encoding MIQAQKSKKRSIVLFFISFATMLGAAGVFSWYYYSHKHELVVAAYNKARDYHDIITLFELERFWLTSTPDYSPYYMLEYMTPNKEFQYRGALHINVARLNEKFVGFNAFYMLDRQIGMILFLAIQPEMRSKGYGKTLIKSAIEGLKQLGAQKIHIVTRLINYPARKVYTGLGFKEILQDEDGCIYYEYTK